One window from the genome of Salisaeta longa DSM 21114 encodes:
- a CDS encoding cytochrome c3 family protein has protein sequence MPQIFPKKANLLPLLSLAGALLGGMATIFLVWYYFSPEYLVVGYQPEQPVPYSHQIHVDKLGMDCRYCHNWVENSKHANVPPTQTCMNCHNQIRTESPKLAKVRESWANDQPIEWVQVHHLPDYAHFSHAAHVNKGVGCETCHGRVDQMGAEGVYQAEPLSMGWCLECHRQPELYLRPNDKITTMGYVQPANFVERNLRRVREEGIQPPTNCSACHY, from the coding sequence ATGCCGCAGATATTTCCTAAGAAAGCCAATTTGCTCCCATTGCTCTCCCTTGCGGGGGCCCTACTGGGAGGCATGGCCACGATTTTTCTTGTCTGGTACTACTTCTCTCCGGAATACTTGGTGGTGGGGTATCAGCCGGAGCAGCCCGTGCCCTACAGTCACCAGATTCATGTGGACAAGCTGGGCATGGACTGCCGGTATTGCCACAACTGGGTGGAGAACTCGAAGCACGCCAACGTGCCGCCCACGCAGACATGCATGAACTGCCACAACCAGATCAGAACGGAGTCGCCGAAGCTCGCTAAGGTGCGTGAGAGCTGGGCGAACGATCAGCCGATTGAGTGGGTGCAGGTGCATCACCTGCCCGACTATGCCCACTTTAGCCACGCGGCCCACGTAAACAAGGGCGTGGGATGCGAGACGTGCCACGGGCGCGTCGACCAGATGGGGGCCGAAGGCGTCTATCAGGCCGAGCCGCTGTCGATGGGGTGGTGCCTGGAGTGCCACCGGCAACCCGAGTTGTACCTGCGTCCCAACGACAAGATTACCACCATGGGATACGTGCAGCCCGCCAACTTTGTGGAGCGCAACCTCCGCCGGGTGCGCGAGGAAGGCATTCAGCCGCCCACCAACTGCTCCGCCTGTCACTACTAA
- a CDS encoding 16S rRNA (guanine(527)-N(7))-methyltransferase RsmG, translating into MTTDVPALPALTDTQAERLQAFARLLQRYNPKVNLISPDTTHDIVRRHIVHSRALLLRRFPSDAVVVDWGTGGGLPALVLAICCPHVTVHAVDAVGKKVRLVRQMARRLSLDNCFGWHGRAAQWTGPADYSVSRATAPLADIWRWHRRVARPSNTVPDGCWAPGLLCLKGGDLTQEKEALHAQSPDVRVSEHALRPVLDDAYFTDKVLLHVHTP; encoded by the coding sequence ATGACAACTGACGTCCCGGCGCTGCCAGCACTTACCGATACGCAAGCGGAACGCCTGCAGGCGTTTGCCCGCCTGCTGCAGCGCTACAATCCCAAGGTCAACCTCATCTCGCCCGACACGACGCACGACATCGTGCGGCGCCACATCGTACACAGCCGTGCGCTTCTGCTTCGCCGTTTTCCATCGGATGCTGTGGTGGTCGATTGGGGGACGGGCGGCGGGCTGCCCGCCCTTGTGCTGGCGATCTGCTGCCCGCACGTAACGGTGCATGCGGTTGACGCTGTGGGGAAGAAGGTGCGGCTCGTGCGCCAGATGGCACGGCGGCTGTCCCTTGACAACTGCTTCGGCTGGCACGGCCGGGCAGCGCAATGGACCGGACCGGCCGATTACTCGGTGTCGCGGGCCACGGCGCCGCTGGCCGACATCTGGCGGTGGCATCGGCGCGTGGCTCGGCCCTCCAACACGGTGCCCGATGGATGCTGGGCACCGGGCTTGCTGTGTCTGAAGGGCGGCGACCTCACGCAGGAGAAAGAGGCCCTGCACGCCCAATCCCCTGATGTGCGCGTGTCCGAGCATGCCCTGCGCCCAGTGCTTGACGATGCGTACTTTACGGATAAGGTGCTGCTACACGTGCACACGCCCTGA
- a CDS encoding GNAT family N-acetyltransferase — MPPPLSIRAATLDDLDTLVAFNQAMAAETEDKPLDAERLRAGVRAVLTDEAKGRYLLAQRGGRVVGGLLLTTEWSDWRNGQFWWIQSVYVRPEARRQGVYAALYAYVVSAARAAPDVCGLRLYVEKTNDTARATYGALGMRETSYRFYERTFAPADDN; from the coding sequence ATGCCTCCGCCGCTATCGATTCGCGCTGCTACCCTCGACGACCTAGACACGCTGGTCGCGTTCAACCAGGCGATGGCCGCGGAGACCGAAGACAAACCGCTGGATGCCGAGCGGCTGCGCGCCGGGGTGCGCGCTGTGCTGACGGATGAAGCCAAGGGGCGCTACCTGCTGGCGCAACGCGGCGGGCGCGTGGTGGGCGGGCTGCTGCTCACTACGGAGTGGAGCGACTGGCGCAACGGCCAGTTTTGGTGGATTCAGAGCGTGTACGTGCGCCCCGAGGCGCGCCGGCAGGGCGTGTACGCGGCGCTCTACGCCTACGTCGTTTCGGCGGCGCGCGCTGCGCCCGACGTGTGCGGCCTCCGGTTGTACGTCGAGAAAACCAACGATACAGCGCGGGCCACGTACGGTGCGCTTGGCATGCGCGAAACCTCGTATCGCTTCTACGAACGAACGTTTGCACCGGCTGATGACAACTGA
- the metK gene encoding methionine adenosyltransferase, translating to MAYLFTSESVSEGHPDKVADQISDAILDALLTEDKNSRVAVETMVTTGLVVLSGEVRTDAYVELREVAREVIRDIGYTNPELQFDADSCGVLSSIHEQSDDINRGVDGKEQQGAGDQGLMFGYACRETEALMPMAITYSHRLMQELAHLRKHTDDLPYLRPDSKSQVTVEYAEDRRTPKRIHTIVVSTQHDPGVSQKEIARDVREILVPRALGDRYDDLIDDDLILHVNPTGRFVIGGPHGDTGLTGRKIIVDTYGGKGGHGGGAFSGKDASKVDRSAAYAARHVAKNLVGAELCDEALVQLAYAIGVPEPVSIDVNTNGTGTIPDRELVTLVREHFELSPAAIIDRLDLKRPKFRDTAAYGHFGRAEFTWERLDYVDALKRAA from the coding sequence ATGGCCTACTTGTTTACATCCGAGTCCGTTTCCGAAGGACACCCCGATAAGGTGGCCGATCAGATTTCGGATGCCATTCTTGATGCGCTCCTTACCGAAGACAAAAACAGCCGGGTGGCCGTCGAAACGATGGTGACGACCGGCCTCGTGGTACTCTCCGGCGAGGTGCGCACCGATGCGTACGTTGAGCTGCGCGAGGTGGCCCGCGAGGTAATCCGCGACATCGGGTACACCAACCCAGAGCTTCAGTTTGACGCCGATTCGTGCGGCGTGCTCAGTAGCATCCATGAACAGAGCGACGACATCAACCGCGGCGTAGACGGCAAAGAGCAACAGGGCGCCGGCGACCAGGGCCTTATGTTTGGCTACGCGTGCCGCGAGACGGAGGCGCTCATGCCCATGGCCATCACCTACTCGCATCGCCTGATGCAGGAGCTGGCCCACCTGCGCAAGCACACCGATGACCTGCCGTACCTGCGGCCCGACTCCAAGAGTCAGGTGACGGTAGAGTACGCGGAAGACCGGCGCACGCCGAAGCGCATTCACACCATCGTCGTCTCCACGCAGCACGACCCCGGCGTGTCGCAAAAGGAGATTGCGCGCGACGTCCGCGAGATTCTGGTGCCGCGGGCCCTGGGCGACCGGTACGACGACCTCATCGACGACGACCTCATTCTGCACGTGAACCCCACCGGCCGATTTGTGATTGGCGGCCCGCACGGCGACACCGGCCTTACGGGCCGCAAGATCATCGTGGATACGTACGGCGGCAAGGGCGGCCACGGCGGCGGGGCCTTTAGCGGCAAGGATGCCTCGAAGGTTGACCGTAGCGCGGCCTACGCGGCCCGACACGTAGCCAAAAACCTTGTGGGCGCCGAGCTTTGCGACGAAGCGCTGGTGCAGCTTGCTTACGCCATTGGCGTGCCCGAGCCCGTCTCCATCGACGTGAACACCAACGGCACCGGGACCATCCCCGACCGTGAGCTTGTGACGCTGGTGCGCGAGCACTTCGAGCTGTCGCCCGCGGCCATCATCGACCGGCTGGACCTGAAGCGTCCGAAGTTCCGGGATACCGCGGCCTACGGGCACTTCGGTCGTGCGGAGTTTACGTGGGAGCGTCTCGATTACGTGGATGCCCTGAAGCGCGCCGCGTGA
- a CDS encoding hybrid sensor histidine kinase/response regulator transcription factor, translated as MPVPFSGPSALPDTGAAPTFVRTQWTVKDGLPVNAINDLARTNDGYLWMATFDGLVRFDGARFRVYRSGTTPGLPSSRITRVQPHPDGLWLVTESRQLVRLHNGRFETINTGPRVVTAFHVGPSRTVWVGTNNGLYRWTDANRLRRVDVPVPGGRVLSLLERPDGTLWVGTNDGLLRRGPNGSVRTWTTANGLAGEAVYDLAAHPDSASLWIGTFPHVQRWAAGTLTTLARDKPDGAVHDLFVDATGVTWLTTPNRLLRYTAGRFVPDSGRSVAFTTFRKNRRLRFNHAGTVWTNTGRTLERNGHVIYRASSTIEAVQRGPHSVLWLGTSGNGLVQLHPSRVRVWGTSEGLSSSIIYPIEQHRDGSIWMGTLGGGAVRLDPDADTTRTYFFRKGAEILRNVWALHQGRSGAFWVGGTDLCRVEDAQCAHPNAPNPFRPTRIRAIYEDRDGRLWVGTENGLYRREQATDASAPWTRFMPQNSGLPHPYVRVIRETPDGALWVGTNGGGIARYHNGRFVAFTQADGLPSNLIRDIYRDPTGTFWLATEDEGLVRIQWAAQDDTSLVAASLAHITTAEGLFDNVLHRILTDSQERFWMSSNRGLFWVRRAALNAVANGSRSQVRSIPYTTRHGLRNREANGGVQPAGIRAQDGRLWFPTQEGAVVVDPATDPVRESAPPVVVEALVPEGGAPRFVDAGRLPLPPDQRNFSIRYAALHFRDPEHLTFRYRLRGLHQRWIEVDRREAFFTNLDPGSYTFEVSVRSARSGWSPPATQVIVLKPTVYETTWFRVVLGLLVLGIAGAIVYGGVQYRLRRLRQREDELSRQVREKTKALRLEKQSTEEALEVVEEQARVLADLNERKSRFFTSISHELRTPLALIKGPVQHVLRGDEELSASLRRSLHIVEANSERLEALTVQVLNLAKYDAGRLSLTVRRYPLADFVERVAERFAHRAHEAQIDLLVDVEAARAAVELDAEHMETVLGNLLENALKYTPRGGRVRVTASVQDHNARIAVHDTGPGLSVSEQEHVFERFYRSARTTKSGTGIGLALAYALTSLHNGTLRVESPGTHGSTFIVIWPVEIDRSPARPNNPSAKRCSGDGTSGSALSPHVPDSHEAFAGDGSAERAQQPSARAAPAAYSSGTATAQPTVLVVDDDPDMRTFVRSILEPDYLVRAASDGHAALRMSREILPDCVVADVVMPRVDGMELVAALRKHDATEDIPVVMLTARADTDDQITGLTSGADAYLTKPFVPDVLRAHVHQHITTRHRLREQLQTEPSGPASLVSAAMYDAIGADASSAATDEVMQSLQTYLEAHLVDPEVGVADMAEAVSMTPRTLRRHLKKTVDQTPNQFLRAVRIQVATRLLADNKGTVAEVAYAVGFNSHSYFSRCFKKQMGCSPSDYADRSSSV; from the coding sequence TTGCCCGTACCCTTTTCTGGACCGTCAGCACTGCCAGATACCGGAGCTGCACCGACGTTCGTCCGCACGCAGTGGACCGTGAAGGACGGGCTGCCGGTGAATGCCATCAACGATCTGGCGCGCACCAACGACGGCTACCTCTGGATGGCGACGTTCGACGGACTGGTGCGCTTCGATGGCGCTCGGTTTCGCGTCTACCGCTCAGGCACCACGCCCGGCCTGCCCAGCAGTCGCATCACGCGCGTCCAACCGCATCCCGACGGCCTCTGGCTCGTTACCGAATCGCGCCAGCTGGTGCGCCTGCACAACGGACGCTTCGAGACGATCAACACGGGCCCGCGCGTCGTCACGGCGTTTCACGTGGGGCCTTCGCGCACTGTATGGGTTGGGACCAACAATGGGCTGTACCGCTGGACCGATGCCAACCGCCTGCGCCGCGTGGATGTGCCGGTGCCCGGCGGCCGCGTGCTCTCGCTGCTCGAACGCCCCGATGGCACGCTTTGGGTAGGCACCAATGACGGGCTGCTGCGCCGGGGTCCAAACGGGTCGGTGCGCACCTGGACCACGGCCAATGGGTTAGCGGGGGAGGCGGTGTATGACCTCGCGGCCCATCCCGACTCGGCGTCACTTTGGATCGGGACTTTTCCCCACGTCCAACGCTGGGCCGCCGGCACGCTCACAACCCTCGCCAGAGATAAGCCCGATGGCGCGGTCCATGATCTGTTTGTAGATGCGACGGGCGTCACGTGGCTCACTACGCCCAATCGTTTGCTGCGGTACACCGCGGGACGTTTTGTGCCAGACTCCGGCCGATCCGTTGCCTTCACTACCTTTCGTAAAAACCGACGGTTGCGCTTTAATCATGCCGGAACGGTATGGACCAACACGGGGCGCACGCTAGAACGCAATGGACATGTCATCTACCGTGCGTCATCCACTATCGAAGCGGTGCAGCGGGGTCCACACAGCGTGTTGTGGCTGGGCACCTCCGGCAATGGTCTCGTGCAGTTGCATCCCTCACGTGTTCGTGTATGGGGCACTTCGGAGGGGCTTTCGAGCTCGATTATTTACCCAATTGAGCAACACCGCGACGGATCGATATGGATGGGCACCCTAGGTGGCGGGGCGGTGCGATTGGATCCGGATGCGGACACGACGCGAACGTATTTCTTTCGCAAGGGGGCCGAAATCCTCCGCAACGTCTGGGCCCTCCATCAGGGCCGGTCCGGTGCATTTTGGGTTGGCGGAACCGACCTCTGTCGCGTGGAAGATGCACAATGTGCCCACCCAAATGCCCCCAATCCGTTTCGCCCGACACGCATCCGTGCCATCTACGAAGACCGCGACGGACGCCTCTGGGTGGGTACCGAAAACGGACTGTATCGGCGCGAGCAGGCAACCGATGCTTCCGCCCCCTGGACGCGCTTCATGCCCCAAAACAGCGGTCTGCCGCATCCATACGTGCGTGTCATCCGCGAGACGCCTGATGGTGCGCTCTGGGTGGGCACCAACGGCGGCGGCATTGCGCGCTATCACAACGGTCGGTTTGTCGCGTTTACCCAGGCCGATGGGCTGCCCTCCAATCTCATCCGCGACATTTACCGCGATCCGACGGGCACATTTTGGCTTGCTACCGAGGATGAAGGCCTTGTGCGCATACAGTGGGCCGCGCAGGACGACACGTCACTCGTTGCTGCGTCGCTCGCGCACATTACAACCGCTGAGGGCTTGTTTGACAATGTCCTCCATCGGATTTTGACAGATTCGCAGGAGCGGTTTTGGATGAGCAGCAACCGCGGGTTGTTTTGGGTGCGTCGTGCGGCGCTCAACGCCGTGGCCAATGGATCGCGTTCGCAGGTTCGGTCTATTCCCTACACCACCCGGCACGGCCTCCGCAACCGCGAGGCAAACGGCGGCGTGCAGCCTGCCGGAATCCGGGCACAGGATGGACGGCTGTGGTTTCCCACGCAAGAAGGCGCCGTCGTCGTGGATCCGGCAACCGACCCGGTACGCGAGTCCGCTCCGCCGGTCGTCGTGGAAGCGCTTGTGCCCGAGGGCGGCGCCCCCCGCTTTGTCGATGCCGGGCGCCTCCCCCTGCCGCCCGATCAGCGCAACTTCTCGATACGCTATGCCGCCTTGCATTTCCGCGATCCGGAGCACCTGACGTTCCGCTATCGTCTGCGGGGCCTCCATCAGCGGTGGATCGAAGTGGACCGCCGCGAAGCGTTCTTCACCAATCTGGATCCGGGCAGCTACACCTTCGAGGTGTCGGTGCGGAGCGCGCGCAGCGGCTGGTCGCCCCCGGCCACCCAGGTGATTGTGCTCAAACCGACCGTCTACGAGACCACGTGGTTCCGGGTGGTGCTCGGCCTCCTCGTGCTGGGCATTGCAGGTGCCATCGTGTACGGCGGCGTGCAGTACCGGCTGCGGCGGCTCCGGCAGCGGGAGGACGAACTAAGCCGACAGGTGCGAGAAAAAACAAAGGCGCTGCGTCTCGAGAAACAATCAACCGAGGAGGCGCTCGAGGTGGTCGAGGAACAAGCCCGCGTGTTAGCAGACCTCAACGAACGGAAGTCTCGGTTCTTTACGAGCATCAGTCATGAGCTACGTACCCCCCTCGCACTTATTAAGGGCCCGGTGCAGCACGTGCTCAGAGGTGACGAAGAGCTCTCGGCTTCGCTCCGGCGTTCATTGCACATTGTTGAAGCCAACAGCGAGCGTCTCGAAGCGCTTACGGTACAAGTGCTGAACCTTGCCAAATACGATGCTGGGCGGTTGTCATTAACGGTGCGCCGCTATCCGTTGGCGGACTTTGTGGAACGCGTTGCAGAGCGCTTCGCGCACCGGGCCCACGAAGCACAAATTGATCTGCTGGTGGATGTTGAGGCTGCTCGAGCGGCGGTGGAACTCGATGCGGAGCACATGGAGACGGTTCTGGGAAATTTGCTGGAGAACGCGCTGAAGTATACGCCGCGTGGTGGACGCGTGCGTGTGACAGCTTCTGTACAAGACCATAATGCGCGCATCGCCGTTCACGATACGGGTCCTGGGCTAAGCGTGAGTGAACAAGAACACGTCTTCGAGCGCTTCTACCGAAGCGCGCGCACAACGAAGAGCGGCACAGGCATCGGCTTGGCACTGGCTTATGCGCTCACGTCGCTGCACAATGGCACCTTGCGCGTAGAAAGCCCGGGTACGCATGGAAGTACGTTTATCGTCATATGGCCTGTTGAGATAGACCGGTCGCCCGCAAGACCAAACAACCCATCCGCCAAACGATGCTCAGGAGATGGCACGTCTGGCAGTGCCTTGTCGCCCCATGTACCGGACTCGCACGAGGCATTTGCAGGCGATGGATCTGCTGAGCGTGCTCAGCAACCATCTGCGCGAGCAGCGCCGGCAGCCTATTCTTCCGGGACAGCTACCGCTCAACCTACGGTGCTCGTTGTCGATGATGACCCCGACATGCGAACGTTTGTCCGCTCCATCCTGGAGCCTGATTATCTCGTGCGTGCGGCTTCCGATGGGCACGCGGCGCTGCGCATGTCTCGCGAAATCCTCCCGGATTGCGTTGTGGCAGACGTAGTGATGCCCCGCGTGGATGGTATGGAGCTGGTGGCGGCACTGCGCAAGCACGACGCAACGGAAGACATCCCCGTTGTGATGCTCACAGCGCGCGCCGACACCGATGACCAGATAACTGGGCTCACATCGGGGGCAGATGCGTACCTCACGAAACCGTTTGTTCCCGACGTGCTGCGTGCGCATGTGCACCAACACATCACCACACGCCATCGCCTCCGCGAGCAACTTCAAACGGAACCGAGCGGGCCTGCGTCGCTTGTGAGTGCCGCTATGTACGACGCTATCGGCGCCGATGCTTCAAGCGCTGCGACGGACGAAGTCATGCAGTCACTTCAAACGTATCTCGAAGCGCACTTGGTGGACCCGGAGGTAGGCGTTGCAGACATGGCTGAGGCTGTGTCGATGACGCCACGCACGTTGCGGCGCCATCTGAAGAAAACGGTGGATCAAACGCCTAACCAGTTCCTTCGCGCGGTGCGGATTCAGGTCGCCACGCGGCTTCTGGCCGACAACAAGGGTACGGTGGCTGAAGTGGCGTATGCCGTAGGGTTCAATAGCCATTCCTACTTCAGTCGCTGCTTTAAAAAGCAGATGGGCTGCTCGCCTTCTGATTACGCAGACCGCTCCTCGTCTGTGTAG